A window of Micromonospora eburnea genomic DNA:
TCCACCCCGCGTCGGCTCGTACAGCTTATCGCATCGCCGCAGTGGAGATCAGCCGGGTCCGACGATCGCCACCGCAGCCGCGAAGGACGGGAGAAACGGAACGGCCCCGAGGAAATCCTCGGGGCCGTTCCGGCGTGGTAGCGGGGACAGGATTTGAACCTGCGACCTCTGGGTTATGAGCCCAGCGAGCTACCGAGCTGCTCCACCCCGCGTCGGTCCGTTAACAGTAGCGCACGGACCCCAGCGGGCGCAAAACGGCCCCATCCCAGGCCCGGGCGTACGCCCCCTGGAAGACGACGAGAGCCCGCGGCCCGGGACCGCTACGGGTCTTCGGGCCGCGGGCTCGGTGGTCGGGCCGGCGTCAGCCGTTCGGTGACGGCGAGGGCGAGGCCGGCGGCGACGCGGACGGGCTCGCGCTGGACGACGCGGCGGGCGACGGATTGGCCGCCGCCTGCGCCTGCTGGAACGCGGCCATCGCCTCGTCCAGCGCCTTCAACGCCCGGCCGTACCGCTCGAAGTCACCGGACGTCTGGGCGGCCTTCACCTCGGCGATGGCACTCTGCACCTTGTCGGCGGCCTGGGCCAGCTCGCCGGTGAGCACCGGCGGGTTGGTGCCACCGTCGGTCGGCGGAGTCCCACCGGTCGGCGGGGTACCGCCCGGCGCGGGCGAGTTGCCAGCCCCCCGCTTGCCCTTCTCGACGAGCTGCTTGATGCCGTCGTTGATGTTGTTCGCCAGCACCACGTACGAGCTGCCGTCGCCGTACGAGAGCAGCACCTTCTGCAACAGCGGGAACGCGTCCTGCTGGTTGCTCTTCACGTAGACCGGCTCGACGTAGAGCATGCCGTCGGCGAAGGGCAGCGAGAGCAGGTTGCCGTACTGCACCTGCGCCTGGTTGGACTGGAGCAGGTTGAGCTGCTGGCGGATGTCGCCGTCGTTGGTCATCTGCTGGTGCACCTGGACCGGGCCACCGGTCCGGGTCTGGTCCGGCAGCTCAAGCACCTCCAGCTGTGGACGACCGTCGACGTACGACCCGGAGATCAGCGCGGCGAGGTTCTGCCGGCGGTTCGGGGTGACCGCGGAGGTGAGCTGGAAGCGTGGCCCCTCCTGGCCGGGGAACTGGGTGAAGAGGTAGTACGGCGGCTGCTTCTGCCCGCTGTCCGGCGCGTCCGGCGCGTTCGGCACCTCCCAGAAGTCCTGGCCGGAGTAGAAGTCGCCCGGGTCGGTCACGTGGAACCGGGTGAGCAGGTTGCGCTGCACCTTGAACAGGTCCGCCGGGTAGCGGAAGTGCGCGGCCAGCTCCGCCGTGATCTCGCTCTTCGGCCGCACCAGGTCGCCGCCGAACGCCTTGTTCCACGCCTTGAGCACCGGGTCGGTGTCGTCGAACTGGTAGAGCCGCACCGTGCCGTCGTACGCGTCGACCGTCGCCTTGACCGAGTTGCGGATGTAGTTGACGTTCTCCCGGGCGAGCTGGAAGGTGCCCCGCCCGGTCAGCTCGTCGGCCGTCTCGGTCTGGAGGTTGACCCGGTCGGCGTACGGGTAGGTCGCGGCCGTGGTGTAGCCGTCGATGATCCACAGGACCCGGCCGTTCACCACCGCCGGGTACGGGTCGCCGTCCACGGTGAGGAACGGCGCGACCTTCTCCACCCGGTCCCGCGGGTTGCGCACGTAGAGCAGCTTGGAGTCCTTGTTCACCGCCTCGGAGAGCAGGAAGTTCGACTCCTGCTCCTTGATCGCGTAGAGCAGCCGCCGGGTGAACGAGCCGATCTTGACGCCGCCCTTGCCCGTGTAGGTGTAGTACTGCTCGCCGCCCGTCGAGATCGGGCGGTCGAACTCCCCGTTGCGGTCGCCGGTCTGCCCGACGATCGCGTAGTCGTCGGCCGTCATCCGCTCGCCGTAGTAGATCCGCGGCTGCTCGGCCGGGATCTCCTCGGTCGTCGACGAGCAGCCCTGCGTCTCCTTCGCCGCCTCGCCCAGGAAGCCCGAGACGAAGTACGGCACGCCGTTGCAGACCTGGTTGGCGGGGGCGGCCACCAGGCCGTACCCGTGCGTGTAGACGGTGTGCCGGTTGATCCAGTTGCTCTGCTGCGGGGTCAGCTCGCTGTAGTTGATCTCCCGGAGGCCGACCACGTAGTCGGAGGTCTTGCCGTCGACCGTGTACCGGTCGATGTCCAGCTTCGCGCCGAAGTCGTAGAAGCCACGCACCTGCTGGAGCTGGGTGTACGTCTCGGAGACCAGCTGCGGGTCGAGCAGCCGGATGTTCGACACCACCGAGGTGTCGGTGGCCAGGCTCGCCGGCGGGACAAGATTGCTCGCCGCGTACGCGCTGCTCTTCGCGCCGCTCAGCCCGTACGCCTCCCGGGTCGCCTCGATGCTGCGCTGGATGTACGGCGCCTCCTTGTCGCGGGCGCTCGGCTTCACCTCGAAGGTCTGCACCGCCCACGGGTAGATGCCGCCGATCGCCACGGCCGAGACGCCGAGCAGGGCGAGCGCGATGCCGGGCCAGACCAGGTTCCGCATCACCGCGTTGGAGAACACGATGATCGCGATGGCCACCACGATCGAGATGTACGCCAGGATCTCCTTTGCCGGGAGCAGGGCGTTCACGTCGGCGTAGCCGGCGCCGTAGAGCTTGGCACCCTCGTTGTACTCCAGCAGCATCGCCCGCCGGTCCAGCACGTACGCGACCGCCTTGAGCAGGACGAAGACGGCGACCAACGTGCTCAGGTGGGCCCGGGCGGCGTTGGTCATCCGGTCGCCGACGCCCTGCAGCCGCACCCCGCCGTAGATGTAGTGCACGGCCAGCGCGCCGAGCAACGACAGCACCACCACGGTGAAGCCGACGCCGAGCAGGTAGCGCCAGAACGGCAGCTGGAAGACGTAGAACCCGACGTCGACGCCGAACTCCGGGTCCTTCACGTCGAAGTCCCCGCCGTTGCGGAACAGCATCCACTGGCCCCACCGGCTCTGCGCGGACAACCCGGCGAAGACCCCGATGGCGGCGGAGACCAGGGCGATCCAGGTACCGAGCCGGGGGCTCAGCAGCATCCGGTACCGCTCCAGGGTCGCCTGCTCGGGCGAGTGCGGGCGCAACTGGGGCCGCAGCCGGTGCGCCAGCCAGAGGTTGCCCGCGATGATCACCGCCAGGCCGACCCCGACCACGAGGAACAGCACCAGCCGGGTGACGAGGACCTCGGTGAAGACCTGGGTGTAGTCGACCTCTTCGAACCAGAGCCAGTCGGTCCACGCGTTGACGCCCCAACCGAGGAGGGTGAACAGCAGGAACACCCCGATCAGGACCCCGATGGTGACGCGTCCGCGCCGGCTCATTCTCGGCAGGGGGCTGCTACGCATGACCACT
This region includes:
- a CDS encoding UPF0182 family protein, yielding MRSSPLPRMSRRGRVTIGVLIGVFLLFTLLGWGVNAWTDWLWFEEVDYTQVFTEVLVTRLVLFLVVGVGLAVIIAGNLWLAHRLRPQLRPHSPEQATLERYRMLLSPRLGTWIALVSAAIGVFAGLSAQSRWGQWMLFRNGGDFDVKDPEFGVDVGFYVFQLPFWRYLLGVGFTVVVLSLLGALAVHYIYGGVRLQGVGDRMTNAARAHLSTLVAVFVLLKAVAYVLDRRAMLLEYNEGAKLYGAGYADVNALLPAKEILAYISIVVAIAIIVFSNAVMRNLVWPGIALALLGVSAVAIGGIYPWAVQTFEVKPSARDKEAPYIQRSIEATREAYGLSGAKSSAYAASNLVPPASLATDTSVVSNIRLLDPQLVSETYTQLQQVRGFYDFGAKLDIDRYTVDGKTSDYVVGLREINYSELTPQQSNWINRHTVYTHGYGLVAAPANQVCNGVPYFVSGFLGEAAKETQGCSSTTEEIPAEQPRIYYGERMTADDYAIVGQTGDRNGEFDRPISTGGEQYYTYTGKGGVKIGSFTRRLLYAIKEQESNFLLSEAVNKDSKLLYVRNPRDRVEKVAPFLTVDGDPYPAVVNGRVLWIIDGYTTAATYPYADRVNLQTETADELTGRGTFQLARENVNYIRNSVKATVDAYDGTVRLYQFDDTDPVLKAWNKAFGGDLVRPKSEITAELAAHFRYPADLFKVQRNLLTRFHVTDPGDFYSGQDFWEVPNAPDAPDSGQKQPPYYLFTQFPGQEGPRFQLTSAVTPNRRQNLAALISGSYVDGRPQLEVLELPDQTRTGGPVQVHQQMTNDGDIRQQLNLLQSNQAQVQYGNLLSLPFADGMLYVEPVYVKSNQQDAFPLLQKVLLSYGDGSSYVVLANNINDGIKQLVEKGKRGAGNSPAPGGTPPTGGTPPTDGGTNPPVLTGELAQAADKVQSAIAEVKAAQTSGDFERYGRALKALDEAMAAFQQAQAAANPSPAASSSASPSASPPASPSPSPNG